From one Deinococcus sp. QL22 genomic stretch:
- a CDS encoding bifunctional 4-hydroxy-2-oxoglutarate aldolase/2-dehydro-3-deoxy-phosphogluconate aldolase, producing the protein MPELLSHLRRSRILAILRGVPPQHVPKLIETLLGAGIELFEVALSDDLGLPGLRAARAAFGSDVPLGAGTVVTPELARQAHQAGAAFLVTPHPVPDVNAYAREQGLGVLSGAFTPGEIYTAFQGGSAAVKVFPAGVLGPDYFRQLRGPYPDVPLLAVGGVDAGNIRAYLDAGAVSTGIGGALTRTDWNNPDWAALGRTAADIRAQTGEPI; encoded by the coding sequence GTGCCTGAGCTGCTCTCCCACCTGCGCCGCAGCCGCATTCTGGCGATCTTGCGGGGCGTGCCGCCTCAGCACGTGCCCAAGCTGATCGAAACCCTGCTGGGCGCGGGCATAGAATTATTTGAAGTGGCCCTCAGCGACGACCTCGGCTTACCGGGACTGCGGGCCGCCCGCGCTGCTTTTGGGTCAGATGTACCGCTAGGCGCGGGAACGGTGGTCACGCCCGAACTGGCGCGGCAAGCCCACCAAGCCGGAGCTGCCTTTCTTGTCACGCCCCACCCAGTGCCGGACGTGAATGCTTATGCCCGCGAGCAGGGCTTGGGCGTGCTGAGCGGCGCATTCACCCCCGGCGAAATCTACACCGCGTTTCAGGGGGGCAGCGCAGCTGTCAAGGTATTTCCGGCGGGGGTGCTGGGGCCAGACTACTTCCGGCAGTTGCGCGGGCCGTATCCCGATGTGCCGCTACTGGCGGTGGGCGGCGTGGACGCGGGCAACATCCGCGCCTACTTAGACGCCGGAGCGGTGAGCACGGGCATCGGCGGCGCACTGACCCGCACCGATTGGAATAACCCCGATTGGGCCGCGCTGGGACGCACGGCAGCCGACATCCGGGCACAGACGGGGGAGCCGATATGA
- a CDS encoding sugar kinase: MNGAPPSSVVTFGEALLKLTLPPTQRLESLGALGAECAGSELNVAAALAALGRLTAWVSALPAGPLGTWVREHVHALHVTDLSLTRDGRLGTFYLENHHPPRPSRVVYDRTGSAFAQLTAADHDPAWLAGHAALHVSGISLALGEGPRALALALIQQAKSAGLLFSFDVNHRRLLLPEVDAPTAYRLALQQADLIFVAERDTAMLGGPDGLRALNPAALMVQTLGAAGSRLFLPTGQTLTQTALPAQGPGRVGRGDAFAAGFLHAHLSGESPVRSLAFASACAALKTTTPGDQLQATEADVWAVLDSTTFGEPLR, from the coding sequence TTGAACGGCGCTCCCCCGAGCAGCGTCGTCACGTTTGGCGAGGCGCTGCTGAAGCTGACCTTGCCGCCCACGCAGCGCCTCGAAAGTCTGGGAGCACTAGGGGCCGAGTGCGCCGGCTCTGAACTGAATGTCGCGGCGGCGCTGGCGGCACTGGGCCGCCTTACCGCTTGGGTCAGTGCCCTGCCCGCTGGCCCGCTGGGGACTTGGGTGCGCGAGCATGTCCACGCCCTGCATGTCACCGATCTCAGCCTTACGCGGGATGGGCGGCTGGGCACCTTTTACCTTGAAAACCACCATCCACCGCGTCCCAGCCGCGTGGTCTATGACCGGACGGGGAGTGCCTTTGCCCAGCTTACTGCGGCTGACCATGACCCCGCGTGGCTGGCCGGACACGCCGCCCTCCACGTCAGCGGCATCAGTCTGGCGCTGGGAGAAGGCCCGCGTGCCCTCGCTCTGGCCCTGATTCAGCAGGCCAAATCAGCGGGCCTGCTCTTCAGCTTTGACGTGAATCACCGCCGGTTGCTGCTGCCCGAAGTCGATGCGCCCACTGCGTACCGCCTGGCCCTGCAGCAGGCCGACCTGATCTTTGTGGCCGAGCGAGATACCGCCATGCTGGGCGGCCCCGACGGCCTCCGCGCCCTCAATCCCGCTGCACTGATGGTGCAGACCCTCGGCGCGGCAGGCAGTCGGCTGTTTCTTCCCACCGGACAAACCTTGACCCAGACAGCTTTGCCTGCACAGGGGCCGGGCCGGGTGGGGCGCGGCGACGCCTTTGCTGCAGGCTTCCTGCACGCCCACCTCAGCGGTGAGTCTCCCGTCCGCAGTTTGGCTTTTGCCAGTGCCTGCGCCGCTCTCAAGACCACCACGCCCGGCGATCAGCTTCAGGCCACAGAAGCCGACGTTTGGGCAGTACTGGACAGCACCACGTTCGGCGAACCACTGCGGTGA
- a CDS encoding gluconokinase, which translates to MSRLASPSYRPVNAPPPVVLSLDIGSSGVKGAGFDVQGRALTGLEAYAPVELRYAAGGVAEVPLPELVAGVESVLDALHQRLGTRPVLAVALTSIASSLVALDRAGQPTGPVLSYADTRAAGEVASVARAVSTDEVGCPPFSAYWSAQLRWWRKAHPHLRVDKFCSVPDYLLLHWTGELTTSYSLASWTGMLDRTTWGWNAAALEVAGTEAGQLPTLTEHDCPLTLSALHRARWPKLAGVPFYPGVADGATANVGSGALTPSRVAVTVGSTSAVRMAVQGGAPPIPVGLWSYCIRRDVHLLGGALTEGGNLYSWLQQTVRLSGKSLDTELLSMAPDSHGLTFIPSLGGTRSPDYDPYARGTLHGLSYATTPVHMARAAMEAVACRLAELAHRLPLPDDAVFIGSGKALLASRPWQQMLADALGKPLLLEDRQIGASARGAALLALSAQGYPVATEPTAQRLVEPVPASHDTYRAATLRMRHLGLALQQVQPVEELTA; encoded by the coding sequence ATGAGCCGCCTGGCCTCCCCCTCCTACCGCCCGGTGAACGCTCCTCCTCCGGTCGTGCTGAGCCTCGATATCGGCAGCAGCGGGGTCAAAGGCGCAGGATTCGATGTGCAGGGCCGCGCCCTGACAGGACTGGAGGCCTACGCCCCTGTCGAGCTGCGGTACGCCGCCGGAGGGGTAGCGGAAGTGCCCTTGCCGGAATTGGTGGCCGGTGTGGAAAGCGTCCTTGACGCCCTGCATCAGCGCCTCGGCACGCGGCCCGTGCTGGCGGTGGCCCTGACCAGCATTGCCAGCAGCCTCGTGGCCCTGGACAGGGCGGGCCAGCCGACCGGACCGGTGCTGTCCTACGCAGATACGCGGGCCGCCGGTGAGGTGGCAAGCGTGGCCCGCGCCGTTTCGACGGATGAGGTCGGCTGTCCGCCGTTCAGTGCCTATTGGTCTGCCCAGCTTCGGTGGTGGCGCAAAGCCCATCCCCACCTCCGGGTGGATAAATTTTGCAGTGTTCCGGACTACCTGCTGCTGCACTGGACAGGTGAACTCACGACCAGTTACTCCCTGGCGTCCTGGACGGGAATGCTCGACCGAACCACTTGGGGATGGAACGCCGCTGCGCTGGAGGTGGCCGGCACCGAAGCCGGGCAGCTCCCCACCCTGACGGAACACGACTGCCCCCTGACGCTGAGTGCGCTGCACCGGGCACGCTGGCCCAAACTTGCCGGAGTGCCTTTCTATCCCGGAGTGGCCGACGGAGCCACCGCCAATGTGGGGAGCGGCGCACTGACCCCGTCGCGGGTGGCCGTCACGGTGGGAAGCACCAGCGCCGTGCGGATGGCGGTTCAGGGCGGAGCGCCGCCTATTCCGGTAGGCCTGTGGTCGTACTGCATCAGGCGTGACGTTCACCTGTTAGGCGGCGCGCTCACGGAGGGGGGCAACCTGTACAGCTGGTTGCAGCAAACGGTGCGGCTCAGTGGCAAGAGCCTCGACACCGAGTTGCTGAGCATGGCCCCCGACAGTCATGGTCTGACGTTTATTCCTTCGCTGGGGGGCACCCGCAGTCCCGATTACGATCCCTATGCCCGCGGCACACTGCATGGGCTGTCTTACGCCACCACGCCTGTGCATATGGCACGCGCCGCTATGGAGGCCGTCGCCTGCCGGTTGGCAGAACTCGCCCACCGCCTTCCGCTGCCCGATGACGCCGTCTTTATCGGCAGCGGCAAGGCGCTGCTGGCCTCGCGCCCCTGGCAGCAGATGTTGGCCGACGCGCTGGGCAAACCGCTGCTGCTCGAAGACCGTCAGATCGGGGCGAGTGCCCGGGGCGCGGCGCTGCTGGCCCTCAGCGCACAGGGGTATCCGGTGGCGACTGAACCCACGGCCCAGCGGCTGGTCGAGCCGGTTCCGGCCAGCCACGATACCTACCGCGCCGCGACCTTGCGGATGCGTCACCTGGGTCTGGCCCTCCAACAGGTGCAGCCTGTGGAAGAATTGACCGCGTGA
- a CDS encoding reverse transcriptase-like protein: MPDARNTHCMSLNPQVWHVFTDGSSRHERRQTFSGWAARAAQPETRQIRQISGARPGGTSLEAETEALLAGLQLVPAGAVARLYSDLDPAALREVLQGPVALAARNHLHALWIHPIGRNSNRHHHDVHLMARAAELSAREGARAEAAGLSNAVLDLQDLARAGQSDAPLALHTPWQLPGHTQALQVQLEPVKSSKAAGAGRRAALASLQAAIQGQGRTSEEAMRNALARSVPLLARASLVDLTVPLEWLPAALEVARDLGTVRVLLADQLERAEEPSPGN; this comes from the coding sequence ATGCCGGACGCCCGCAACACCCACTGCATGTCACTGAACCCCCAGGTCTGGCACGTCTTTACCGATGGCAGCAGCCGGCATGAGCGTCGGCAGACGTTTTCCGGTTGGGCCGCTCGCGCCGCGCAGCCCGAAACCCGGCAGATTCGTCAGATCAGCGGTGCCCGGCCGGGAGGCACCTCACTAGAGGCCGAGACCGAGGCGCTGCTGGCTGGTCTGCAGCTGGTTCCTGCCGGCGCGGTGGCCCGGCTGTACAGTGACCTTGACCCCGCGGCCCTGCGGGAGGTGCTTCAAGGGCCGGTGGCCCTGGCTGCCCGGAACCATCTGCACGCGCTCTGGATTCATCCCATTGGGCGCAACAGCAACAGGCACCACCATGACGTCCACCTGATGGCCCGCGCCGCCGAGCTGAGTGCCCGGGAAGGGGCGCGGGCTGAAGCTGCCGGGTTGAGCAATGCTGTGCTGGATCTCCAGGATCTGGCCCGGGCTGGTCAGAGCGACGCCCCACTCGCCCTTCATACTCCCTGGCAACTGCCCGGCCACACTCAGGCGCTCCAGGTGCAGTTGGAACCTGTCAAGAGCAGCAAAGCTGCCGGCGCCGGTCGCCGCGCCGCACTGGCTTCGCTGCAAGCCGCCATTCAGGGTCAGGGCCGCACGTCAGAGGAGGCCATGCGCAACGCGCTGGCCCGCAGCGTGCCGCTCCTGGCCCGCGCCAGTCTGGTCGACCTGACTGTGCCCCTTGAGTGGCTCCCGGCAGCCTTGGAAGTGGCGCGCGATCTGGGGACTGTCCGGGTGTTGCTGGCCGATCAGCTGGAGAGGGCAGAAGAGCCGTCTCCTGGCAACTGA
- a CDS encoding erythromycin esterase family protein: protein MHARFIRRAAVALVLAGLTGSCQAQNALIAAVRAAAVPISEQPHALNPVIQAARTANVVLIGEATHGTHEFYRTRADITKRLITEQGFDAVVIEGDWPEAQRVNRYVRGQGPDRTPEQALAAFERFPRWMWRNVVVRDFVGWLRTRNASQPGSMAAFYGMDLYSLRGSRREVLRGLSILDPALARRAESRYGCLNALDPALPDDPAVSVAIAAQTCAQNVEDVFAEVRQLVTGRRRLPGAAPEVLFDLEQNARVVKNAVNYERASLNLLGGGSSWNVRDQHMTETLEAIRAHLAPGAKIVVWAHNSHLGDARATEMARQNEVNVGQLVRQRYGKDALLIGMTTHTGSVTAAPEWNLPGRLMQIRPSLEGSYERLFHDTGIPNFLLDLRRAPQGLVQDRLERAIGVQYVPASERLSHYFLASLPRQFDLVLHFDVTRALTPLDPPS from the coding sequence ATGCACGCAAGGTTCATTCGCCGCGCCGCAGTGGCGCTCGTCCTGGCTGGCCTAACGGGCAGCTGCCAAGCGCAGAACGCGCTGATAGCAGCTGTACGCGCTGCAGCCGTTCCGATTTCTGAACAGCCGCACGCGCTGAATCCTGTGATCCAGGCCGCCAGAACCGCGAATGTGGTTCTGATCGGTGAGGCGACCCACGGCACCCATGAGTTTTACCGGACGCGCGCGGACATCACGAAGCGCCTCATCACCGAACAGGGCTTTGACGCCGTGGTGATTGAGGGGGACTGGCCCGAGGCGCAGCGGGTCAACCGCTATGTGCGCGGGCAAGGCCCAGACCGGACCCCAGAGCAGGCCTTGGCGGCCTTCGAACGTTTTCCCCGCTGGATGTGGCGCAACGTCGTGGTCAGAGATTTTGTGGGCTGGCTGCGCACGCGTAACGCTTCGCAGCCAGGCAGTATGGCTGCCTTCTACGGCATGGATCTGTATAGCCTGAGAGGCTCTCGGCGCGAGGTTCTGCGCGGGCTGTCCATCCTGGATCCGGCGCTCGCCCGCCGCGCCGAAAGCCGGTATGGCTGTCTGAACGCCTTGGATCCAGCCCTCCCAGATGACCCGGCCGTTTCTGTGGCCATCGCAGCCCAGACTTGTGCCCAAAACGTAGAAGACGTCTTCGCTGAGGTGCGCCAGCTGGTAACCGGGCGCCGCCGCCTCCCAGGTGCGGCCCCTGAGGTTCTGTTCGATCTGGAACAGAACGCCCGGGTGGTCAAAAACGCAGTGAACTACGAGCGCGCGTCGCTGAACCTGTTGGGTGGAGGGTCTTCGTGGAACGTCCGGGATCAGCATATGACCGAGACGCTGGAGGCCATTCGGGCCCATCTGGCGCCAGGCGCCAAGATCGTGGTCTGGGCACACAATTCCCATCTGGGCGATGCCCGGGCCACCGAAATGGCCCGGCAGAACGAGGTGAATGTGGGACAGCTGGTTCGGCAACGTTACGGCAAAGATGCCCTCTTGATCGGCATGACCACCCATACCGGAAGCGTGACCGCCGCGCCCGAATGGAACCTCCCTGGGCGCCTGATGCAGATCCGACCCTCTCTGGAAGGCAGCTACGAGCGGTTGTTTCATGACACCGGGATTCCCAACTTTCTGCTCGATCTCCGCCGGGCGCCTCAGGGCCTGGTTCAAGACCGGCTGGAACGCGCCATCGGCGTGCAGTACGTCCCAGCCTCAGAACGTCTGAGCCACTATTTTCTGGCCAGTCTGCCCCGGCAATTCGACCTGGTACTCCACTTTGACGTGACCCGGGCGTTGACGCCGCTGGATCCGCCGAGCTGA
- the dgoD gene encoding galactonate dehydratase has product MKITNLETFLVPPRWLFLKLETDEGVVGWGEPVVEGRAHTVQAAVHELADVLIGADPARIEDLWQVMYRSGFYRGGAVFMSAIAGIDQALWDIKGKVLDTSVHNLLGGACRERIRVYSWIGGDRPAEVGNAARLAQAAGFTAIKMNATEELQYVDSARKVDQVLERVQAVRDATSPDFGIAVDFHGRVHRPMAKVLVRELEPMRLLFIEEPVLSENIEALRDVCRLTSTPIALGERLYSRWDFKQILQEGLADIIQPDLSHAGGITECRKIASMAEAYDVALAPHCPLGPIALAACLQLDAVSHNAFIQEQSLGIHYNAGNDLLDYLTDPLVFEYAAGFVNIPQGPGLGIQVNEAYVREMAALGHRWRNPVWRHADGSVAEW; this is encoded by the coding sequence ATGAAAATTACCAATCTGGAAACGTTCTTGGTGCCTCCGCGCTGGCTGTTTTTGAAACTGGAGACCGATGAGGGCGTGGTCGGCTGGGGCGAACCGGTGGTCGAAGGCCGCGCCCATACCGTACAGGCCGCCGTTCACGAACTGGCCGACGTGCTGATCGGTGCCGACCCGGCCCGCATAGAAGACCTCTGGCAAGTCATGTACCGCAGCGGCTTTTACCGGGGCGGCGCGGTCTTTATGAGCGCCATCGCCGGAATAGATCAGGCGCTGTGGGACATCAAGGGAAAGGTGCTGGACACGTCCGTGCATAACCTGCTGGGCGGCGCCTGCCGCGAGCGCATCCGGGTGTATTCGTGGATTGGGGGTGACCGGCCCGCCGAGGTGGGCAACGCCGCGCGGCTGGCGCAGGCCGCAGGGTTTACCGCCATCAAGATGAATGCCACCGAGGAACTGCAATACGTGGACTCGGCCCGCAAGGTAGACCAGGTGCTGGAGCGCGTGCAGGCCGTCCGGGACGCCACCTCGCCGGATTTTGGTATTGCCGTGGATTTTCATGGCCGCGTGCACCGTCCGATGGCCAAGGTGCTGGTGCGCGAGCTGGAGCCGATGCGCCTGCTGTTTATAGAAGAACCCGTGCTGAGCGAGAATATTGAGGCCCTGCGCGACGTGTGCCGCCTGACGAGTACGCCGATTGCCCTCGGAGAGCGGCTGTATTCCCGCTGGGACTTCAAACAGATTCTGCAAGAAGGCTTGGCAGACATTATCCAGCCCGACCTCTCGCACGCGGGGGGCATCACCGAATGCCGCAAGATCGCGTCGATGGCCGAAGCCTACGATGTGGCGCTGGCCCCGCACTGCCCACTGGGGCCGATAGCGCTGGCCGCCTGCCTGCAACTGGACGCCGTCTCGCACAACGCCTTTATTCAGGAGCAAAGTCTGGGCATTCATTACAACGCCGGAAACGACCTGCTGGACTACCTGACCGACCCATTGGTATTTGAATACGCCGCCGGATTCGTGAATATTCCGCAGGGGCCGGGACTGGGGATACAGGTCAATGAAGCCTACGTGCGTGAAATGGCCGCCCTGGGCCACCGCTGGAGAAACCCAGTGTGGCGGCACGCTGACGGCAGTGTGGCCGAGTGGTAG
- a CDS encoding mannonate dehydratase translates to MHMTMRWFGPDDAVKLWQLRQIPALTGVVSALSGIPSEVAWTRQGVRQLRQQVEEAGLTLRVIESIPVHEDIKLGNLRRGERITTFVESLEAVAAEGIQTVCYNFMPVFDWTRTNVAYPLPDGSTTLMFRQAEIDRLPVDAAELHLPGWAEAFTPAQLQQLRLEYAAIDSAQLRRNLVYFLQAVVPEARRLGVRLALHPDDPPWPILGLPRVVSTAADLQFILDAVPDEHSGLTFCTGSLGARPDNDLLSMAATFAPRIHFVHARNVMRHSERDFDEVPHVSRYGNTQLAAVVMRLAALCPHVPVRPDHGRMIWGETGRPGYGLYDRALGAMYLQGLIDAEHGQAGRA, encoded by the coding sequence ATGCACATGACCATGCGCTGGTTTGGCCCAGATGACGCGGTGAAGCTGTGGCAACTCCGTCAGATCCCGGCCTTGACAGGGGTGGTCAGCGCCCTCTCCGGCATCCCATCTGAGGTGGCGTGGACTCGTCAGGGCGTGCGCCAACTGCGTCAACAGGTGGAAGAGGCAGGGTTGACGCTGCGTGTCATCGAAAGCATTCCTGTCCATGAAGACATCAAACTCGGCAACCTGCGGCGCGGCGAGCGGATCACCACCTTTGTGGAGAGTCTGGAGGCGGTGGCCGCCGAGGGTATCCAGACGGTCTGCTACAACTTTATGCCGGTCTTCGACTGGACGCGGACGAATGTCGCCTACCCTCTGCCAGACGGCAGCACCACCCTGATGTTCCGGCAAGCCGAGATCGACCGGTTGCCGGTGGACGCAGCAGAGCTGCACCTGCCCGGCTGGGCAGAGGCCTTCACGCCCGCCCAGCTTCAGCAGCTGCGCCTGGAGTACGCGGCCATTGATTCGGCGCAGCTGCGGCGCAACCTGGTCTATTTCCTGCAGGCGGTGGTGCCGGAAGCCCGCAGGCTGGGTGTCCGGCTGGCCCTGCACCCGGATGATCCACCCTGGCCGATCTTGGGTCTGCCGAGGGTGGTGAGCACCGCCGCCGATCTTCAGTTTATTCTGGACGCGGTGCCGGATGAACACAGCGGACTGACCTTTTGCACCGGGTCGCTGGGGGCGCGGCCCGACAACGACCTGCTGAGCATGGCCGCCACCTTCGCGCCCCGCATTCACTTTGTTCATGCCCGGAACGTGATGCGGCACTCCGAACGGGATTTTGACGAGGTGCCGCATGTCAGCCGCTACGGCAACACCCAGTTGGCCGCCGTGGTGATGCGTCTGGCGGCCCTGTGCCCCCATGTTCCGGTTCGGCCCGATCATGGGCGCATGATCTGGGGAGAAACCGGCCGGCCCGGCTACGGACTGTATGACCGGGCGCTGGGGGCCATGTATTTGCAGGGACTGATCGATGCTGAACACGGGCAGGCAGGCCGTGCCTGA
- a CDS encoding erythromycin esterase family protein, whose amino-acid sequence MPDLHSHAHPLTGASSDYAALLDAVGDARFVLIGEASHGTHEFYRERARLTQFLIEAKGFSAVAVEADWPDAYRVHRFVRGLNGDNTAEEALGDFQRFPKWMWRNTDVQAFVEWLRGHNERTSQAKVGFFGLDLYSLHRSMDAVVAYLQGVDPDAAERARERYACFDPFGLNPQAYGYATEAGAAEPCEEQAVEQLVDLQRRAPELVRDGLLDEDEYFYAEQNARLALNAESYYRSMFQRQETSWNIRDTHMAQTLEALDEHLTGQGQQARIVVWAHNSHLGDARGSAMSWERDELNLGQLTRQRWPESTFIIGQTTYSGTVFASNDWGSPGQVKAVKPGLNASVEAQLHQVDLPTYWLDMRSPQVYGALNTKQLQRFIGVIYRPQTERWSHYVMTSPAAMYDALLHVDTTRALTPLDADTAPDDAEEDVPETYPTGEYPTGE is encoded by the coding sequence ATGCCTGACCTGCACTCACACGCCCACCCACTGACTGGAGCGAGCAGCGATTATGCTGCCCTGCTGGACGCCGTCGGAGACGCCCGCTTCGTGCTGATTGGAGAGGCGTCGCACGGCACGCACGAATTTTACCGGGAACGCGCCCGCCTCACGCAATTCCTGATTGAGGCAAAAGGCTTTAGCGCTGTGGCAGTGGAAGCCGACTGGCCCGACGCCTACCGCGTCCACCGCTTCGTGCGTGGGCTGAACGGTGACAACACTGCGGAGGAGGCGCTGGGCGATTTCCAGCGGTTCCCGAAGTGGATGTGGCGCAACACCGACGTCCAGGCCTTCGTCGAGTGGTTGCGTGGGCACAATGAGCGGACTTCGCAAGCGAAAGTGGGTTTTTTCGGCCTTGACCTGTACAGCCTGCACCGCAGCATGGACGCTGTAGTGGCCTACCTGCAGGGCGTCGACCCGGATGCCGCTGAGCGCGCGCGTGAACGGTACGCCTGTTTCGATCCGTTTGGCCTGAATCCGCAGGCGTATGGTTACGCCACCGAAGCGGGCGCGGCAGAGCCGTGCGAGGAGCAAGCAGTGGAACAACTCGTGGATCTCCAGCGCCGCGCACCAGAACTGGTCAGAGACGGGCTGTTGGACGAGGACGAGTACTTCTATGCCGAGCAGAATGCAAGGCTTGCCCTCAACGCCGAAAGTTATTACCGCTCCATGTTTCAGCGCCAGGAAACCTCGTGGAACATCCGCGACACACACATGGCCCAAACACTCGAAGCGCTAGACGAACACCTTACAGGACAGGGGCAGCAGGCGAGAATCGTGGTGTGGGCGCACAACTCGCACCTCGGCGATGCGCGGGGCAGCGCGATGAGCTGGGAGCGCGACGAACTGAATCTGGGGCAACTCACCCGCCAGCGGTGGCCAGAAAGCACCTTCATCATCGGTCAGACGACCTACAGCGGCACGGTGTTTGCCAGCAACGACTGGGGCTCGCCGGGACAGGTCAAGGCCGTGAAGCCAGGCCTGAATGCCAGTGTCGAGGCGCAGCTACACCAAGTCGATCTGCCGACCTACTGGCTGGACATGCGCAGTCCACAGGTGTACGGAGCACTGAACACCAAGCAGCTGCAGCGCTTCATCGGCGTCATTTACCGTCCGCAAACCGAGCGCTGGAGTCACTATGTCATGACCAGTCCCGCGGCCATGTACGACGCCCTCCTGCATGTTGATACCACCCGGGCGCTGACCCCCCTGGATGCCGACACTGCACCGGACGATGCCGAAGAGGACGTGCCGGAGACGTACCCCACTGGGGAATACCCCACTGGGGAATAG
- a CDS encoding bifunctional 4-hydroxy-2-oxoglutarate aldolase/2-dehydro-3-deoxy-phosphogluconate aldolase, whose amino-acid sequence MTPTLLEALARDRILPLFTPSESRQAQNYLSVLSLAGLQAVELTHRSPQSLKVFTQLRGMFPDLLLGAGTILSAGQAEAFLTAGAAFIVSPCWIEDVAAVCRAAGVPYLPGAATVREVFEAQQRGAEVVKVFPGEVLGPAFVRALLGPLPDSQLLVTGGVEATQDSLREWLGAGALAVGLGSRLFQDAAGLEARLTDLLGLTRSLGGPP is encoded by the coding sequence GTGACCCCAACCTTGCTGGAGGCGCTCGCCCGTGACCGGATCTTGCCCCTCTTTACGCCGTCAGAGTCTCGGCAGGCCCAGAATTACCTCAGCGTCCTGAGCTTGGCGGGCCTTCAAGCAGTGGAACTCACGCACCGTTCTCCCCAGAGCCTGAAGGTGTTTACGCAGCTGCGGGGGATGTTCCCTGACCTCTTGCTGGGCGCTGGAACCATCCTTTCGGCTGGGCAAGCCGAAGCCTTTTTGACTGCGGGAGCGGCGTTTATCGTGAGTCCTTGCTGGATTGAGGACGTGGCAGCGGTGTGCCGGGCTGCGGGCGTTCCGTACCTGCCCGGCGCGGCCACCGTCCGTGAGGTCTTCGAGGCTCAGCAGAGGGGGGCGGAAGTGGTCAAGGTGTTTCCCGGCGAGGTGTTGGGGCCAGCCTTTGTGCGTGCCCTGCTGGGGCCGTTGCCGGACAGTCAACTGTTGGTGACCGGCGGTGTGGAGGCCACCCAGGACAGCCTGCGCGAGTGGCTGGGGGCGGGCGCGTTGGCCGTGGGACTGGGCAGCCGACTGTTTCAGGACGCAGCAGGGCTGGAAGCGCGCCTGACCGACCTGCTGGGCTTGACGCGTTCCCTCGGAGGGCCACCTTGA
- a CDS encoding carbohydrate ABC transporter permease, translated as MLFPFAWMIMMSLKTQVQNTAATPLWVFAPTFENYRNVIERNNFLQFTKNSLIVATAATGIGMVLGLPAAYAIARFKQRGLSLWILISRIIPYITFLLPLFLVFTKLKLIGSFTALIISHLIITLPLIIWITIAFFEDIPTDLEEAALVDGSSRAGAFVRIILPLVAPGVVTAGILAMIFSWNQFLFSLILGGPNTKTVPVAVFNFLSYGSQDYGAIAAAAVLITLPIILLSLTVQRYIVKGLTSGGVKG; from the coding sequence ATGCTCTTCCCCTTCGCGTGGATGATCATGATGAGCCTCAAAACGCAGGTTCAGAACACGGCGGCCACGCCCCTCTGGGTGTTTGCGCCGACCTTCGAGAACTACCGCAACGTGATTGAACGAAACAACTTCTTACAGTTCACCAAGAACAGCCTGATCGTGGCCACCGCCGCCACCGGGATTGGCATGGTGCTGGGGCTTCCCGCCGCTTACGCCATCGCCCGGTTCAAACAGCGGGGCCTCAGCCTCTGGATTCTGATCAGCCGCATTATTCCGTACATCACCTTCTTGCTGCCGCTCTTTCTGGTGTTTACCAAGCTGAAGCTGATCGGTTCGTTCACGGCGCTGATCATCAGTCACCTGATCATCACCCTGCCGCTGATTATCTGGATCACCATCGCCTTTTTCGAGGATATTCCCACCGATCTGGAGGAGGCCGCGCTGGTGGACGGTTCCAGCCGTGCCGGGGCCTTTGTGCGGATCATCCTGCCGTTGGTCGCGCCGGGCGTGGTCACCGCAGGTATTCTGGCGATGATCTTCTCCTGGAATCAGTTTTTATTCAGCCTGATTTTGGGGGGGCCAAACACCAAAACGGTGCCGGTAGCCGTCTTCAATTTCCTCAGCTACGGCAGCCAGGATTACGGCGCAATTGCCGCCGCCGCGGTGCTGATTACGTTGCCCATCATCTTGCTGTCCCTGACCGTGCAGCGCTACATCGTCAAGGGGCTGACTTCGGGGGGCGTGAAAGGATGA